From the Leptospira sp. WS60.C2 genome, one window contains:
- a CDS encoding M23 family metallopeptidase — translation MEVKQRLHLIFYRLRYKVQEWKLKLSQRYEDLDKKGREKLTIMVIPHTDRKTINFVISYKAISIFIGIMVILLVISAVNVLSHSGSIHQLTELNLTNKDFIRQSSKMKEEVNSLHETIQYYYDRISNLYIKLGGDPSRVSKGMGGQAGQFLALQGTPQTDITDESFRIKEDIHNLKLSSELSEEIIKLIKKRKSIIKNTPSIWPTKGYVLFPYGKYISPITGKEEYNRGLDIGSFPGAEVIATAPGLVFDTGYSPATGYYVKISHRFGWKTIYSNLDRIRVKKNEKLSKGDILGYVGKSPENPIYHLHYEVHVGTQALNPFSFLNQIQE, via the coding sequence TCGGTATAAAGTCCAGGAATGGAAGCTTAAGTTATCCCAACGTTATGAGGATTTGGACAAAAAAGGCCGTGAAAAGCTGACGATCATGGTCATTCCTCACACCGATCGTAAAACCATTAACTTTGTCATCTCTTACAAAGCCATTTCCATCTTTATTGGAATTATGGTGATCTTACTTGTGATCAGTGCAGTGAATGTTTTATCACATAGTGGATCGATCCACCAACTAACGGAACTCAATTTAACCAATAAAGACTTCATTCGACAATCTTCCAAAATGAAGGAAGAGGTAAACTCCTTACACGAAACGATTCAATATTACTATGATCGAATTTCTAATCTCTACATCAAATTGGGTGGAGATCCATCTCGTGTTTCGAAAGGGATGGGTGGCCAAGCGGGTCAGTTCCTTGCTTTACAAGGTACTCCACAAACAGACATCACTGACGAATCGTTTCGTATCAAAGAAGACATTCACAATTTAAAACTATCTTCTGAACTTTCTGAAGAAATCATCAAACTCATCAAAAAAAGAAAGAGTATCATCAAAAACACTCCTTCCATCTGGCCAACAAAAGGATATGTTCTCTTTCCTTATGGAAAGTATATCTCTCCCATTACTGGTAAAGAGGAATACAATCGAGGATTGGATATCGGATCCTTTCCTGGGGCAGAAGTCATTGCCACGGCACCTGGTCTTGTTTTTGATACTGGTTATTCACCAGCAACTGGCTATTATGTAAAAATTTCCCACAGATTTGGATGGAAAACGATCTACTCTAATCTAGATCGTATCCGAGTAAAGAAAAACGAAAAACTCTCCAAGGGTGACATTCTGGGATATGTCGGAAAATCTCCTGAAAATCCGATTTACCATCTTCATTATGAAGTACATGTTGGTACCCAAGCGTTGAATCCGTTTTCGTTTCTCAACCAAATCCAAGAATAA
- a CDS encoding ABC transporter transmembrane domain-containing protein, which produces MQTPDRPKSKNLRVLSKTFSYLKPYRMQMILSSFALLFTAGVTLGLGQGLRHLVDAGFSARSKQELGYALLFIIFVGILLAIGTYIRHYTVSWIGERVASDIRKDVFQHIIFIHPSFFESNSPGEIQSRITTDTTLIQTVIGSSASIALRNILMFVGGIIFLFITNAKLTMIVLLSVPFIVFPILFYGKKVRNLSRNTQDKIANIGTYVSESLLNIKILQSFHHQAVDIEKFSDTVEDAFSVAVARIRQRALLIGTVILFILTGISFMLWVGGTDVLEGKITGGELIAFSFYAIMVANSVGAVSEVLGDLQRAAGATERLMELMLSESEIKDPIHPKAISEVFVTEKSRKANGNSNSQNGLTITLAELEFSYPSRPEQKAIKGISLEIPANQTTALVGPSGGGKSTLFELILRFYDPTSGSISISGINIKDLRLEDLRSLIGFVPQQPILFSGTLRENIAYGKPNASFEEIQKAAESAYVTEFLNQLPNGYDTNLGHLGTRLSGGQKQRIAIARAILRNPRILLLDEATSALDSESEQMIQRALDFLVKERTTIMIAHRLSTVVKSDQIVVIKEGEIESVGTHDELLRSSELYERLAKLQFHTELL; this is translated from the coding sequence TTGCAAACACCTGATCGACCAAAGTCGAAAAATCTACGCGTTCTTTCCAAAACATTTTCCTATCTCAAACCATACCGAATGCAAATGATCCTTTCTTCCTTTGCATTACTTTTCACAGCGGGAGTCACACTAGGTCTCGGACAGGGGTTGCGTCATTTAGTAGATGCTGGTTTTTCAGCAAGATCCAAACAAGAATTAGGTTATGCACTCTTATTTATTATTTTCGTTGGAATTCTTCTGGCGATTGGAACCTACATTCGGCATTACACTGTCTCGTGGATCGGAGAACGAGTTGCATCCGACATTCGAAAAGATGTTTTCCAACATATCATCTTCATCCATCCCAGTTTTTTTGAATCTAACTCTCCTGGGGAAATCCAATCTCGTATCACAACCGATACCACTTTGATCCAAACAGTCATTGGATCTTCTGCTTCCATTGCCCTTCGCAATATTTTAATGTTTGTGGGTGGGATCATATTTCTATTCATCACTAATGCGAAACTTACAATGATAGTTCTCCTTAGTGTCCCTTTCATTGTATTTCCGATTTTGTTTTATGGGAAAAAAGTTAGAAACTTATCCCGAAACACACAGGATAAAATTGCAAACATTGGAACCTACGTAAGTGAATCACTCCTCAATATCAAAATCTTACAATCCTTCCATCACCAGGCAGTCGACATTGAAAAATTCTCAGATACGGTGGAAGATGCGTTTTCTGTGGCTGTGGCAAGAATTAGGCAAAGAGCACTTCTCATTGGAACTGTCATTTTGTTCATTCTCACTGGGATCAGTTTTATGTTATGGGTTGGTGGAACTGACGTGCTCGAAGGAAAAATCACTGGTGGGGAACTCATTGCATTTTCCTTTTACGCGATCATGGTCGCAAATAGCGTGGGGGCCGTTTCCGAAGTTTTAGGTGATTTGCAAAGAGCCGCTGGAGCTACAGAAAGACTCATGGAACTTATGTTATCCGAATCGGAAATCAAAGATCCGATTCATCCTAAAGCAATTTCCGAAGTCTTCGTGACAGAAAAAAGTAGAAAGGCCAATGGAAATTCTAACTCGCAAAATGGACTTACCATTACGCTTGCAGAATTAGAATTTTCATACCCGTCACGTCCTGAGCAAAAAGCAATCAAGGGAATCAGTTTAGAAATACCAGCGAACCAAACAACGGCTCTTGTGGGACCTTCGGGTGGAGGAAAGAGCACGCTCTTTGAACTCATCCTTCGTTTTTATGATCCTACTTCTGGTTCAATCTCCATTAGCGGTATCAATATAAAAGACTTACGTTTGGAAGACTTACGCTCTCTTATTGGCTTTGTTCCGCAACAACCCATACTCTTTAGCGGAACATTACGAGAAAACATCGCGTATGGAAAACCAAACGCTAGTTTTGAAGAAATCCAAAAGGCCGCAGAAAGTGCTTATGTGACCGAATTCTTAAACCAACTTCCTAATGGATATGACACCAACTTAGGTCATTTGGGAACGAGACTCTCTGGTGGACAGAAACAACGGATCGCGATTGCAAGAGCTATCTTACGAAATCCGAGAATCCTTTTACTGGATGAAGCAACGTCTGCTCTCGATTCAGAATCGGAACAAATGATCCAAAGAGCTCTAGACTTTTTAGTGAAAGAAAGAACAACCATTATGATTGCCCATCGGTTGTCTACGGTTGTGAAATCAGATCAGATTGTTGTGATTAAAGAAGGGGAGATCGAGTCCGTAGGAACGCATGACGAACTCTTACGATCAAGTGAGTTATATGAGCGGTTAGCGAAATTACAATTTCACACCGAGTTGCTCTAA
- a CDS encoding polymer-forming cytoskeletal protein, with translation MSNPSTEEEFLVNSIIGEGAEFTGEFKFPGLIRIDGKFRGVLETTGKVLIGKSGIVDTDIKARVVVAGGEIRGNIYATERVTLLSSCRLEGDIVTPRLIVEEGVVFHGKCTINPTRH, from the coding sequence ATGTCCAATCCATCTACAGAAGAAGAATTTTTAGTTAACAGCATCATCGGTGAAGGTGCAGAATTCACCGGAGAATTTAAGTTCCCTGGCCTCATTCGCATCGACGGCAAATTCCGTGGAGTTCTAGAAACTACAGGAAAGGTACTCATTGGAAAATCAGGAATTGTCGATACAGATATCAAAGCACGTGTGGTGGTTGCTGGCGGAGAAATCCGTGGTAACATTTATGCTACTGAGCGTGTGACACTTCTTTCTAGTTGCCGATTAGAGGGGGACATTGTGACTCCACGTCTTATCGTCGAAGAAGGAGTTGTGTTTCACGGTAAATGTACAATTAACCCCACTCGTCATTAG
- a CDS encoding YaaR family protein: MIIQNNNPKSISSSTKKGSKEKLNGSFAPVDESKQSFLEILESIVPSGKEETRELNELWKDLPDLEKDLIKDPNHKNLESYKKHIKQIAELILKRNYKVMQAPQRGRNDQKDVRYVKVVDEKLDLLAKTMFSPNNSAFVILKQLDEIRGLLIDLKG; this comes from the coding sequence ATGATCATTCAAAACAACAACCCCAAGTCGATCTCTTCATCGACAAAAAAAGGTTCCAAAGAAAAGCTAAATGGTTCCTTTGCTCCTGTCGATGAATCCAAACAAAGTTTTTTAGAAATTTTAGAATCCATCGTTCCTTCTGGAAAAGAAGAAACAAGAGAACTGAACGAACTTTGGAAAGATTTACCAGACCTAGAAAAAGATCTGATCAAAGACCCCAATCACAAAAATCTCGAATCTTACAAGAAACACATCAAACAAATTGCGGAACTCATTCTCAAACGAAACTATAAAGTGATGCAAGCACCTCAACGTGGACGAAATGACCAGAAGGATGTTCGGTATGTAAAGGTTGTAGATGAAAAATTAGATCTTCTCGCCAAAACAATGTTTTCACCAAACAACAGTGCCTTTGTTATTTTAAAACAATTAGATGAAATTAGGGGTCTACTGATTGATCTAAAAGGATAA